In a single window of the Niabella ginsenosidivorans genome:
- the uvrB gene encoding excinuclease ABC subunit UvrB yields the protein MPFKLHTPFPPAGDQPEAIRQLTEGILEGEKYQTLLGVTGSGKTFTMANVIQNVQRPTLIITHNKTLVAQLYGEFRQFFPENAVEYFVSYYDYYQPEAYMPVSDTYIEKDLAINEELDKLRLRATTSLLSGRRDIIVVASVSCIYGMGNPTDYENGIIRIDRGQTISRQGFLHALVNSLYTRTTLEFTRGTFRVKGDTVDINIPYLDFGYRVTFFGDEIEQIESIDVVTGKRIGKMENAAIFPANLYVAPKDVINQVLFEIQDEMQAQVDYFTQQGRLIEAQRIKERVEYDLEMIKELGYCNGIENYSRFFDRRNPGTRPFCLLDYFPRDYITIIDESHQTMPQISGMYGGDRSRKLILVDYGFRLPSALDNRPLNFHEFENLQNQLIFVSATPDKYELEKTGGVIVEQVVRPTGLLDPPIEIRPSINQIDDLLDEIDKTVKKGDRVLVTTLTKRMAEEMDKYLHRINIKSKYIHSEVDTLDRVEILRQLRLGEIDVLVGVNLLREGLDLPEVSLVAILDADKEGFLRNEKSLTQTAGRAARNVDGKVIFYADTITGSMQRTIDETNRRREKQIAYNMEHNITPRTVKKSKEQVFQQTSVLDIKGFDEKDRNAIGFDEDMITVAAEDPAVYKTIPQMEKAIARTKKEMEKAAKDLDFMEAARLRDEMFRMQKELEDMKK from the coding sequence ATGCCTTTTAAATTACATACCCCATTTCCTCCCGCAGGAGACCAGCCGGAAGCGATCCGGCAGTTGACAGAAGGCATTCTGGAAGGAGAAAAATACCAGACCCTGTTAGGGGTTACCGGTAGTGGTAAGACCTTTACAATGGCCAACGTAATCCAGAATGTACAGCGGCCTACGCTCATTATTACCCATAACAAAACCCTTGTAGCCCAGCTATACGGCGAGTTCCGGCAGTTTTTTCCTGAAAATGCAGTAGAATATTTTGTATCTTATTACGATTACTACCAGCCGGAAGCCTATATGCCGGTAAGCGATACCTATATCGAAAAAGATCTTGCCATCAACGAGGAACTGGACAAGCTGCGCCTGCGGGCCACCACCAGCCTGCTGAGCGGCAGGAGGGATATTATTGTGGTGGCATCAGTAAGCTGCATTTATGGTATGGGTAACCCCACCGATTATGAAAATGGCATCATCCGTATTGACCGGGGTCAAACCATCTCCCGCCAGGGGTTCTTACATGCGCTGGTCAATTCTCTTTATACGCGCACCACGCTGGAATTTACAAGAGGCACATTCCGTGTAAAGGGCGATACGGTGGATATTAATATTCCCTACCTGGATTTCGGATACCGGGTCACTTTTTTCGGGGATGAGATCGAGCAAATTGAAAGTATTGATGTGGTTACCGGCAAAAGGATCGGAAAAATGGAAAATGCAGCCATTTTTCCCGCTAACCTGTATGTAGCGCCCAAAGATGTGATCAACCAGGTGCTGTTTGAGATACAGGATGAAATGCAGGCCCAGGTGGATTATTTTACACAGCAGGGCCGGCTGATAGAAGCACAGCGGATAAAAGAACGGGTGGAGTACGACCTGGAAATGATCAAAGAGCTGGGCTATTGTAATGGGATCGAGAACTATTCGCGCTTTTTTGACCGCCGCAATCCCGGAACAAGGCCCTTCTGTTTGCTGGATTATTTTCCCAGAGACTATATCACCATTATTGATGAAAGTCACCAGACCATGCCGCAGATCAGCGGGATGTACGGGGGTGACAGGAGCCGGAAACTGATCCTGGTGGATTATGGTTTTCGCCTGCCTTCCGCGCTGGATAACCGGCCATTAAACTTTCACGAGTTTGAGAACCTGCAGAACCAGCTGATCTTTGTTTCGGCTACACCGGACAAATATGAACTGGAGAAGACAGGAGGTGTGATCGTAGAACAGGTAGTACGTCCTACAGGTCTTTTAGATCCGCCTATTGAGATCCGCCCCAGCATCAATCAGATCGACGACCTTTTGGATGAGATCGATAAAACGGTAAAAAAAGGGGATCGGGTACTGGTGACCACTTTAACCAAACGCATGGCGGAGGAAATGGACAAGTACCTGCACCGGATCAATATCAAATCAAAATACATCCACAGCGAAGTGGATACTTTGGACCGGGTGGAGATCTTGCGCCAGCTGCGCCTGGGTGAAATTGATGTGCTGGTAGGCGTGAATTTGCTGCGGGAAGGGCTGGATCTTCCGGAAGTAAGCCTGGTGGCCATCCTGGATGCCGATAAAGAAGGTTTTTTACGGAATGAGAAATCGCTGACCCAGACAGCGGGCCGTGCCGCCCGGAATGTGGATGGGAAGGTGATCTTTTATGCCGATACTATAACAGGAAGCATGCAGCGTACCATTGACGAGACCAACCGCCGCCGCGAAAAACAGATCGCCTATAATATGGAGCATAATATTACACCGCGTACCGTTAAAAAATCAAAGGAACAGGTATTCCAGCAAACTTCTGTGCTGGATATTAAAGGTTTTGATGAAAAAGACCGGAACGCCATTGGGTTTGATGAAGACATGATTACCGTAGCGGCAGAGGACCCGGCTGTTTACAAAACCATTCCCCAGATGGAAAAAGCCATTGCCAGAACCAAAAAAGAAATGGAAAAGGCCGCCAAAGACCTGGATTTTATGGAGGCTGCACGGCTGAGGGATGAGATGTTCCGTATGCAAAAAGAGCTGGAAGATATGAAGAAATAG
- a CDS encoding sensor histidine kinase: protein MYEKEINVFFLSVILTVLLLVMAVYFVIISIRRRNILYKREREANAILHKQELLETRQEVQQKLMQNIGSELHDTIGQKLTLTYLQMENTLQSDNIDDIKTRISAQNALIQESLNELRSISKMLTTQDFSNFNFVHYLLKEMARINESGLCKTVFTYPDEHFDFLNEKVNLSLVRICQEFIQNSLKHSGCAQLEIHITLTDENLRIVCIDNGRGIDWEKASEYRIGSGSGLKSIERRINSIGAGFRWENKNGTQLHIDLPLNKIAADET, encoded by the coding sequence ATGTACGAAAAAGAAATAAACGTTTTTTTCCTGTCGGTGATCTTAACGGTGCTGCTTTTGGTAATGGCGGTCTATTTTGTCATTATCAGTATCCGCCGCCGTAATATCCTTTATAAAAGAGAGCGGGAGGCAAACGCCATCCTGCATAAACAGGAACTGCTGGAAACGCGCCAGGAAGTGCAGCAGAAACTGATGCAGAACATTGGCAGCGAGCTGCATGATACGATCGGGCAAAAACTAACACTGACCTACCTGCAAATGGAAAATACCCTGCAATCGGACAATATTGATGACATTAAAACCAGGATCAGCGCGCAGAACGCATTGATACAGGAATCATTGAATGAACTGCGGAGCATTAGTAAAATGCTGACCACACAGGATTTTTCCAACTTTAATTTTGTCCATTATCTTCTCAAAGAAATGGCAAGAATTAATGAAAGTGGTCTTTGTAAGACCGTTTTTACTTATCCTGATGAGCATTTTGATTTTCTGAATGAAAAGGTAAACCTTTCCCTTGTGCGCATTTGCCAGGAGTTTATTCAAAACAGCTTAAAACACAGCGGCTGCGCGCAACTGGAGATCCATATTACCCTGACGGATGAAAATTTAAGGATCGTCTGTATTGACAATGGCCGTGGTATTGACTGGGAAAAGGCTTCTGAATACCGCATCGGATCCGGAAGCGGCTTGAAGTCCATTGAACGGAGGATCAATAGTATCGGCGCCGGCTTCCGGTGGGAAAATAAAAACGGAACGCAGTTGCACATTGATTTACCTTTAAATAAAATTGCAGCAGATGAGACATAG
- a CDS encoding PIN domain-containing protein yields the protein MAKGNFDLAVFSEILFEYQEIIEQKFSVSTANAFISLLKELPNVHFYTAFYKWLLIDEDDNKYADCAIAGRAYYLISEDKHFKLLKTISFPKVSLLSINEFMALSTKNKKK from the coding sequence TTGGCGAAAGGAAACTTTGATCTCGCTGTTTTTTCTGAGATACTATTTGAATACCAGGAAATAATAGAACAAAAGTTTAGTGTATCTACAGCTAATGCATTTATTTCACTGCTGAAAGAGTTGCCTAATGTACATTTTTATACCGCTTTTTATAAATGGCTGTTAATTGATGAAGATGATAATAAATATGCAGATTGCGCTATTGCTGGCAGGGCTTATTATCTTATTTCAGAAGACAAACATTTTAAACTGTTGAAAACAATAAGCTTTCCTAAAGTATCACTTCTTTCAATAAATGAATTTATGGCCCTTTCAACTAAGAACAAGA
- a CDS encoding methylglyoxal synthase, whose product MDRILEARKRIALVAHDHKKEELLAWAFSCKEQLSAHELFATGTTGNMLEKALHLPVHKLLSGPLGGDQQIGVMIAEARLDVLIFFWDPMEAQPHDPDVKALLRLAATYNLPVACNAATADFMFSSPFMTEAYRALQTDYSQYLKRQLPNQSI is encoded by the coding sequence ATGGACCGGATCCTGGAAGCCCGTAAAAGAATAGCGCTGGTAGCGCATGATCATAAGAAGGAAGAACTGCTGGCCTGGGCGTTTTCCTGTAAAGAGCAATTGTCTGCCCATGAGCTGTTTGCTACAGGCACCACGGGTAATATGCTGGAAAAAGCATTGCATCTGCCCGTACACAAACTATTAAGTGGTCCCCTGGGTGGGGATCAGCAGATCGGCGTTATGATTGCAGAAGCAAGGCTGGATGTACTGATCTTTTTCTGGGACCCGATGGAAGCGCAGCCGCATGACCCGGATGTAAAAGCCTTACTCCGGCTAGCAGCCACCTACAACCTGCCGGTGGCCTGTAATGCCGCCACGGCCGACTTTATGTTTTCCTCACCCTTTATGACAGAGGCATACAGGGCTCTTCAAACGGACTATTCACAGTACCTGAAAAGGCAATTACCGAACCAATCCATATGA
- the polA gene encoding DNA polymerase I, which produces MDKRLFLLDAYALVFRAYYALIRSPRITTKNKNTNAQFGFTNTLVELITKQKPTHMAVCFDTHELTERHTDFVDYKANRQETPEDILIAVPDIKRIIKGFNIPVIEAPGYEADDIIGTLSKKAADEGYEVFMVTSDKDYGQLVSEKIKIYKPGYQGSDVEIMGPEQVCAKWNIRNVSQVIDVLGLMGDSVDNIPGIAGVGEKTAAKLLAEYETLENVVANAENIKGALGKKVQEGKEMAILSKKLATIITDVPVEFHEENFQLKDWNREELKSIFAELEFRTLARRLLGEEVAATVTTTGSAASKTSSGKGVQIDLFGNVIGGDVIAAPLQPEAEEEDAPSFPGLKTINDAQPNYKAVTDEKDIKALVEELLPVKEISFDTETTNIDANLAELVGLSFSIKAGQGYYIPCPADQEATRKTLQWLRPLFDDEDKLWIGQNLKYDLLVLKWYGVGLNGAIFDTMLAHYVIEPDGKRNMDFLSEKFLGYKPIPIGDLIGKKGKTQGNMRDVEIEKAKDYAVEDADITLQLKAVFEPLLKKRQVQKVFDEVENPLVQVLTDMEFEGVRIDEEFLKNYSQELEKEAAAAEKNVFEIAGVRFNLASPKQLGEVLFDKLKLDPSARKTKTGQYQTGEDVLLKLAARGHVIADEIIAFRELTKLRSTYVDALPQLINPKTGRVHTTYGQAVAVTGRLASNNPNLQNIPVRTERGKEIRKAFIPRDEKHVLLSADYSQIELRIVAAISGDTNMVNAFKNGTDIHTATASKVFNVAMEEVTKEMRYKSKSVNFGIIYGQGAFGLADNLGISRTEAKGIIESYKKEFSGIQKYMDDMINFAREHGYVQTLMGRKRWLKDINSSNFTVRGFAERNAINSPIQGTAADMIKLAMQKVYTAMKKEKMKSRMILQVHDELIFDAVRDEVQELRPLILENMESALPLPFGVPVVAECGEGNNWLEAH; this is translated from the coding sequence ATGGATAAAAGACTCTTTTTGTTAGATGCCTATGCATTGGTTTTCCGGGCTTACTATGCCCTGATCCGCAGCCCGAGGATTACCACTAAAAATAAAAATACCAATGCCCAGTTTGGGTTTACCAATACCCTGGTGGAGCTGATTACCAAACAAAAGCCAACGCATATGGCGGTTTGTTTTGATACGCATGAATTAACAGAACGGCATACGGATTTTGTTGATTATAAAGCCAACCGCCAGGAAACACCGGAGGATATTCTGATTGCTGTACCGGACATCAAACGCATCATTAAGGGATTTAACATTCCGGTTATTGAAGCACCCGGCTATGAGGCGGATGATATTATCGGCACCCTTAGTAAAAAAGCGGCTGACGAAGGTTACGAGGTTTTTATGGTTACTTCTGATAAGGATTATGGCCAGCTGGTATCTGAAAAAATAAAGATCTATAAACCCGGTTACCAGGGCAGTGACGTGGAAATAATGGGCCCGGAGCAGGTGTGCGCTAAATGGAATATCAGAAACGTATCACAGGTAATTGATGTTTTAGGGCTGATGGGCGATTCAGTGGACAATATTCCCGGTATTGCAGGTGTAGGAGAAAAAACAGCAGCCAAATTGCTGGCGGAATACGAAACACTGGAAAATGTTGTAGCCAATGCAGAAAACATTAAAGGGGCATTAGGAAAGAAAGTACAGGAAGGAAAGGAGATGGCCATTCTTTCCAAAAAGCTCGCAACTATTATTACAGATGTTCCGGTTGAGTTCCATGAAGAGAATTTTCAGTTAAAAGACTGGAACAGGGAAGAGCTGAAATCCATTTTTGCCGAGCTGGAATTCAGAACATTGGCCAGGCGTTTATTGGGAGAAGAAGTGGCAGCAACTGTAACCACAACCGGGTCCGCCGCCTCCAAAACTTCCTCCGGAAAAGGGGTTCAGATTGATCTTTTTGGCAATGTTATCGGGGGGGATGTGATCGCAGCGCCCTTGCAGCCTGAGGCCGAAGAAGAAGATGCGCCTTCCTTTCCTGGTTTAAAAACAATAAACGACGCACAACCGAATTATAAGGCGGTTACTGATGAAAAAGACATCAAAGCCCTTGTAGAAGAATTATTACCTGTTAAGGAGATCAGTTTTGACACCGAAACGACCAACATTGACGCAAACCTTGCAGAACTGGTAGGTCTGAGTTTTTCAATAAAGGCCGGCCAGGGCTATTATATTCCCTGCCCCGCAGATCAGGAAGCTACAAGGAAAACCCTTCAATGGTTGCGGCCCTTATTTGACGATGAAGACAAACTATGGATCGGCCAGAATTTAAAATACGACCTGCTGGTGCTGAAGTGGTATGGTGTGGGGCTGAACGGTGCCATTTTTGATACCATGCTGGCACATTACGTGATTGAACCGGATGGCAAACGGAACATGGATTTCCTGAGCGAAAAGTTTCTGGGATATAAGCCCATTCCTATCGGTGACCTCATTGGTAAAAAAGGAAAGACCCAGGGAAATATGCGGGATGTGGAAATTGAAAAAGCTAAAGATTACGCTGTGGAAGATGCTGACATTACGCTTCAGCTGAAAGCTGTTTTTGAGCCATTGCTAAAAAAGCGCCAGGTGCAAAAGGTCTTTGACGAAGTAGAGAACCCGCTGGTGCAGGTATTAACGGATATGGAGTTTGAGGGCGTACGGATTGATGAAGAGTTTTTGAAAAACTATTCCCAGGAACTGGAAAAGGAAGCCGCCGCTGCAGAAAAGAATGTTTTTGAAATAGCGGGCGTACGGTTCAACCTGGCCTCACCCAAGCAACTGGGAGAGGTCTTATTTGATAAATTAAAACTGGACCCTTCCGCACGGAAGACCAAAACGGGGCAATATCAGACCGGGGAAGATGTGCTGCTAAAACTGGCAGCAAGAGGGCATGTAATAGCCGATGAGATTATTGCGTTCAGGGAGCTTACCAAATTACGATCCACTTATGTAGATGCTTTGCCGCAACTGATCAACCCTAAAACAGGCAGGGTGCATACCACTTACGGACAGGCAGTAGCGGTTACCGGGCGCCTGGCAAGCAATAATCCCAACCTGCAGAATATTCCGGTACGCACGGAAAGAGGAAAAGAGATCCGCAAAGCATTTATTCCGCGCGATGAAAAGCATGTGCTGTTATCTGCTGACTACTCCCAGATCGAATTACGGATTGTTGCTGCAATAAGCGGCGATACCAATATGGTGAACGCGTTTAAAAACGGTACAGACATTCATACGGCCACTGCGTCAAAAGTGTTTAATGTAGCCATGGAGGAGGTGACCAAAGAAATGCGGTACAAATCCAAAAGCGTCAATTTCGGGATCATTTACGGGCAGGGCGCTTTTGGACTGGCAGACAACCTGGGTATTTCCCGTACAGAAGCAAAGGGAATCATTGAGAGCTATAAAAAAGAATTTTCAGGTATTCAGAAGTATATGGATGACATGATCAATTTTGCAAGGGAGCATGGATATGTGCAAACACTTATGGGGCGTAAGCGCTGGTTAAAGGACATTAATTCCAGCAATTTTACCGTGCGGGGGTTCGCTGAGCGGAATGCCATCAACTCACCCATACAGGGAACGGCTGCGGATATGATCAAACTGGCGATGCAGAAAGTATACACCGCCATGAAAAAAGAAAAGATGAAAAGCCGGATGATCCTGCAGGTGCATGATGAGCTGATCTTTGATGCGGTCCGTGATGAGGTGCAGGAACTGAGGCCATTGATTCTGGAAAATATGGAAAGCGCATTACCACTGCCCTTTGGCGTACCCGTTGTGGCAGAATGCGGGGAGGGTAACAACTGGCTGGAGGCGCATTAG
- a CDS encoding response regulator transcription factor, with product MRHSIVIVDDHILIAQALATMISSIPNFDILYVCSSGTEMIERFRQPKNIPDVVILDVQMPVMDGYTVAKWLTENKPEVIILALSMQDDDEKIIKMIRSGAKGYLLKSIQQKELAHALNTIVKEGIFYDAKVSKALANDYLKKEVTQQALSAKERELIPWLCSDATYKEIAASVFLSARTVESYATSIMEKLEVRNRVGLVLTAMKKGWI from the coding sequence ATGAGACATAGCATCGTTATTGTGGATGATCATATCCTGATTGCCCAGGCGCTTGCAACAATGATCAGCTCTATTCCGAATTTTGACATATTATATGTTTGCAGCAGCGGCACAGAGATGATAGAGCGGTTCAGGCAGCCTAAAAATATTCCGGATGTAGTGATCCTGGATGTGCAGATGCCGGTAATGGACGGTTATACGGTTGCAAAATGGCTTACCGAAAATAAGCCGGAAGTAATCATACTGGCCCTGAGCATGCAGGATGATGATGAAAAAATAATAAAAATGATCCGCTCCGGTGCAAAAGGGTATTTATTAAAGAGCATTCAGCAAAAAGAGCTGGCACATGCACTGAACACCATTGTAAAGGAAGGCATCTTTTATGATGCAAAAGTAAGCAAGGCTCTGGCAAATGATTATTTGAAGAAAGAAGTGACCCAACAGGCGCTCAGTGCCAAAGAACGGGAACTGATCCCCTGGCTGTGCTCTGATGCTACTTACAAAGAGATTGCGGCCTCTGTTTTTTTAAGTGCACGCACCGTGGAAAGCTATGCCACCAGCATTATGGAAAAACTGGAAGTAAGGAACCGCGTGGGCCTTGTTTTAACAGCCATGAAAAAGGGCTGGATCTGA